The Clostridium sporogenes genome contains a region encoding:
- the recQ gene encoding DNA helicase RecQ codes for MLQEAKNLLKKHFGYNEFRKAQEKVIESILKKEDTVAIMPTGAGKSICYQIPALIFEGVTVVISPLISLMKDQVDSLKEVGIEATYINSSLNNLEIEERIFNAREGLYKLIYIAPERLESDSFVRSLNNLNIALVAVDEAHCVSQWGHDFRPSYTKISNFIRKLSKRPIVTAFTATATETVRYDILNILELQDPKVFVTGFDRENLSFSVIKGEDKEKFIFDYLENNIGKVGIIYTSTRKEAESLYNKINKKGYKVGVYHAGLNDEERKRTQEDFSFDNIEIIVATNAFGMGIDKSNVRFVIHHNIPKNMEAYYQEAGRAGRDGEESECILLFSPNDIRLQKYFIDESFLSPERKNNEYNKLRAMVDYCYTSKCLRSYILEYFGEEPLEEKCNNCSTCNDNREEKDITLEAQKIFSCVYRMKERFGVNMVADVLRGSKNKKLLSLDLDGLSTYGIMEEFTQKDIVALMNKLIADDYMVTTDDKFPVVRLRPKSYDVLKGKETVAIKVSKIDKKVKADNELLDRLKQLRKAISQEESVPPFMIFPDATLKELSEYMPTKEEDLLKIKGIGERKAEVYGERFIKAITEYMDEKGIDINNMDNYEGTKSNKDSKIKTHVLSYNLYKEGKTIKEIADERNLKAITIQEHLFKCLSEGMEVDLDNFIKKDYEKLILDTIKKVGGTKLKPVKDELPSEVDYMCIKSVWYKYKDTI; via the coding sequence ATGTTACAAGAAGCTAAAAATTTACTAAAAAAACATTTTGGATATAATGAATTTAGGAAGGCTCAAGAAAAAGTAATAGAAAGTATTTTGAAAAAGGAAGATACAGTAGCTATTATGCCTACAGGAGCAGGAAAATCTATATGTTATCAAATACCTGCATTGATTTTTGAAGGGGTAACGGTAGTAATATCTCCTCTTATTTCTCTTATGAAAGACCAAGTGGATTCCTTAAAAGAAGTTGGAATAGAGGCTACATACATAAATAGTTCTCTAAATAATTTAGAAATAGAAGAAAGAATATTTAATGCAAGGGAAGGACTTTATAAGCTTATTTATATAGCTCCAGAAAGATTAGAATCTGATAGTTTTGTAAGAAGTTTAAATAATTTAAATATAGCTTTGGTAGCGGTAGATGAGGCACACTGTGTATCTCAATGGGGACATGATTTTAGACCCAGTTATACGAAAATAAGTAATTTTATAAGAAAATTATCTAAACGGCCTATTGTAACAGCCTTTACAGCTACAGCCACAGAAACCGTTAGATACGATATATTAAATATTTTAGAACTTCAAGATCCTAAGGTATTTGTAACAGGTTTTGATAGGGAAAATTTAAGTTTTTCTGTTATAAAGGGTGAAGATAAAGAGAAATTTATATTTGATTATTTGGAAAATAATATAGGCAAGGTAGGGATAATATACACATCTACAAGAAAAGAGGCAGAAAGTTTATATAACAAGATAAATAAAAAAGGTTATAAAGTGGGAGTATATCATGCAGGATTAAATGATGAAGAAAGAAAAAGAACCCAAGAGGATTTTTCTTTTGATAATATAGAAATAATAGTAGCTACTAATGCATTTGGTATGGGTATAGATAAATCCAATGTAAGATTTGTTATACATCACAATATACCTAAAAATATGGAAGCCTATTATCAAGAAGCAGGTCGTGCTGGCAGAGATGGAGAAGAAAGTGAATGTATATTATTATTCTCTCCTAATGACATTCGACTTCAAAAATATTTTATAGATGAAAGTTTTTTATCACCAGAAAGAAAAAATAATGAATATAACAAACTAAGGGCTATGGTAGATTATTGTTACACTTCAAAATGTTTAAGATCCTATATATTAGAATATTTTGGTGAAGAACCTTTAGAAGAAAAATGTAATAATTGTAGTACTTGCAATGACAATAGAGAAGAAAAGGACATAACCTTAGAAGCACAAAAGATATTTTCCTGTGTATATAGAATGAAGGAACGTTTTGGTGTAAATATGGTAGCAGATGTACTTAGAGGGTCAAAAAATAAAAAGCTCTTATCCTTAGATTTAGATGGATTATCCACTTATGGTATTATGGAGGAATTTACGCAGAAGGATATAGTAGCTTTAATGAATAAACTAATAGCAGATGATTATATGGTAACTACAGATGATAAATTTCCCGTTGTAAGATTAAGACCAAAATCCTATGATGTGTTAAAAGGAAAAGAAACTGTAGCTATAAAGGTTAGTAAAATAGATAAGAAAGTAAAAGCAGACAATGAATTGTTAGATAGACTAAAGCAGCTAAGAAAAGCAATATCTCAAGAGGAATCTGTACCGCCATTTATGATATTCCCAGATGCTACTTTAAAAGAGCTTAGTGAATACATGCCTACTAAAGAGGAAGATTTATTAAAAATTAAAGGTATAGGTGAAAGAAAAGCTGAGGTTTATGGAGAAAGGTTCATAAAAGCTATTACAGAATATATGGACGAAAAGGGAATAGATATTAATAATATGGACAATTATGAAGGTACTAAAAGTAATAAGGATTCTAAAATAAAGACTCATGTATTAAGCTATAATCTATATAAAGAAGGAAAAACTATAAAAGAAATTGCAGATGAGCGGAACTTAAAGGCTATAACTATACAAGAGCATTTATTTAAGTGTCTGTCAGAAGGTATGGAAGTTGATTTAGATAATTTTATAAAAAAAGATTATGAAAAGCTAATATTAGATACTATAAAAAAAGTTGGTGGAACAAAATTAAAACCAGTGAAGGATGAATTACCATCGGAAGTGGATTATATGTGTATAAAATCCGTATGGTATAAATATAAAGATACAATTTAA
- a CDS encoding ferritin-like domain-containing protein, which yields MDELDIINENQLGIAAQNENIKTDLEGQFRAETGEVGLYIAMARVAQRQGFPEIAEVLKVIATEEAEHAARYAELNGKISDCTKENLQKMLQGEIGSNKMKKSLAVKAKEENIDEVHDFIDEASRDEARHAKMLKGLLDRYFQ from the coding sequence ATGGATGAATTAGATATAATAAATGAAAACCAATTAGGTATAGCTGCTCAAAATGAAAATATTAAAACTGATTTAGAAGGGCAATTTAGAGCTGAAACTGGGGAAGTTGGTTTATATATAGCAATGGCAAGAGTAGCTCAAAGACAAGGTTTCCCAGAAATAGCAGAGGTATTAAAAGTAATTGCTACAGAAGAGGCAGAACATGCAGCGAGATATGCAGAATTAAATGGGAAAATTTCTGACTGTACAAAAGAAAACTTACAAAAAATGCTACAGGGCGAGATAGGATCAAATAAAATGAAAAAATCTTTAGCTGTAAAAGCTAAAGAAGAAAATATAGATGAAGTACATGATTTTATAGATGAAGCTTCTAGAGATGAAGCAAGACATGCAAAGATGTTAAAGGGATTATTAGATAGATATTTTCAATAA
- a CDS encoding methyl-accepting chemotaxis protein, which translates to MRAKKLFWNLTLKLESITYAVVMPVAIIGTMHIGKFYGQRFWSGVFSLISAIIINILIGIYIRKKTLYDNLKILYGKRNLTEEEYGQIKKDLLKFPLKEGITMFFRWLLGVPSIMLIANLFMKIGSVQYFVAFLIGLSLSFTGFMTNYLNSEKLLIDIFIEKKLNTYKIDENNYIKFTIGNKIYGAIFSMLILVSFSYLYTSYNIYINTIRVSPLVYYCACLAMMIYVVAVFSYIFSNNIRTNINQMERAINKISNKDLSIELARITSDEIGNINRDIDVMKENLKDFIKNILTQSEETVNFVHHLTKASEENTNAMNEISTSVEDLAKGASIQAQDSQQAVEKLSTLGQEIDKTSENSNNVRNYMNEVRQASKGGISAIDNLVERLKENIGVSKYISNNIKDLALKSSSIGNIVATINNIANETNLLALNASIEAARAGEAGKGFSVVADQIKKLAEQTEVATKNVKIIVEEMQGEISKAEENEEKSEIIIKNTSEASNEAINSFQVINKSVDEMINETYVLIESIKNIDEEKNSVHVFVENISSVSEETASSTEEVSAIVEQETVTINDLTTMSVKLESLAKNLKDEVNKFNLD; encoded by the coding sequence ATGAGGGCTAAAAAGTTATTTTGGAATTTAACTCTAAAATTAGAGAGTATAACTTATGCAGTAGTTATGCCAGTAGCAATTATAGGGACTATGCATATAGGAAAATTTTATGGACAAAGATTTTGGTCAGGAGTTTTTTCTTTAATATCAGCTATAATTATTAATATACTTATAGGAATATATATAAGGAAAAAGACTTTATATGATAATTTGAAAATTTTGTATGGGAAAAGAAATCTCACAGAAGAAGAATATGGTCAAATAAAAAAGGATTTATTAAAGTTCCCTTTAAAAGAGGGAATAACTATGTTTTTTAGATGGTTACTAGGGGTACCTAGCATAATGTTAATAGCTAATTTATTTATGAAAATAGGTTCAGTTCAGTATTTTGTAGCTTTCTTAATAGGATTGAGCTTATCTTTCACAGGTTTTATGACTAATTATTTAAATTCAGAAAAATTACTTATAGATATATTTATAGAAAAGAAATTAAATACATACAAAATAGATGAAAATAATTATATAAAATTTACTATTGGTAATAAAATATATGGTGCTATTTTTAGCATGTTAATATTGGTTAGTTTTTCATATTTATATACATCATACAACATATATATTAACACCATTAGAGTTAGTCCATTAGTTTATTATTGTGCTTGCTTAGCAATGATGATATATGTGGTAGCAGTATTTTCTTATATATTTTCAAATAATATAAGAACTAATATAAATCAAATGGAAAGAGCTATAAATAAAATATCAAATAAAGATTTATCCATAGAACTAGCAAGAATAACTTCAGATGAAATAGGAAATATAAATAGGGATATAGATGTTATGAAAGAAAATCTTAAAGATTTTATAAAAAATATATTAACACAATCAGAAGAAACAGTTAATTTTGTTCATCATTTAACTAAAGCTTCAGAAGAAAACACTAATGCCATGAATGAAATTTCAACTTCTGTAGAAGATTTAGCTAAAGGGGCTTCTATTCAAGCACAAGACTCACAGCAGGCTGTAGAAAAATTGTCTACATTAGGACAAGAAATAGATAAAACAAGTGAAAATTCTAATAATGTAAGAAATTATATGAACGAAGTTAGACAAGCATCAAAAGGTGGTATAAGTGCTATAGATAACTTAGTAGAAAGGCTAAAGGAAAATATAGGGGTATCTAAATATATATCTAATAATATAAAAGATTTAGCTTTAAAATCTTCGTCTATAGGTAATATAGTGGCTACTATAAATAATATAGCAAATGAAACAAATTTATTAGCTTTAAATGCAAGTATAGAAGCAGCTAGAGCAGGTGAAGCAGGTAAGGGTTTTTCTGTAGTTGCAGATCAAATAAAGAAATTAGCAGAACAGACAGAAGTAGCTACTAAAAATGTAAAAATTATAGTAGAAGAAATGCAAGGAGAAATATCAAAAGCAGAAGAAAATGAAGAAAAATCAGAAATAATAATAAAAAATACATCAGAAGCATCTAATGAAGCTATAAATTCATTTCAGGTGATAAATAAATCTGTAGATGAAATGATTAATGAAACTTATGTATTGATAGAAAGTATAAAGAATATAGATGAAGAAAAAAATAGTGTGCATGTATTCGTGGAAAATATATCTAGTGTATCCGAAGAAACAGCATCCTCTACTGAGGAAGTAAGTGCTATAGTTGAACAAGAAACAGTTACTATAAATGATTTAACTACAATGTCGGTAAAATTAGAAAGTTTAGCTAAAAACTTAAAGGATGAAGTAAATAAATTTAATTTAGATTAG
- a CDS encoding alpha/beta fold hydrolase has product MAYFLANDNVKIFYEVKGEGKPIIFIHGWTCNHSFFKKQVETLSKNYKVITYDLRGHGVSERPENGLTMDRMAKDVRDLIQHLNLSYVTLAGWSMGTTIILEYVRQFACDKLSNICFIDMTPKVVAEGDWNMGLFGEFSHKDNLNHIANVAGDWPKVIESFVPSLFATSGCRIKEDMDWVFKEVRKNTPHVVVDCWVSMSNQDYREELSKITVPTLITRGEESAFCTKKTCEYMEKEIKNAKWIDYSKSGHILFMEEPEKFNKDIVEFIEK; this is encoded by the coding sequence ATGGCATATTTTTTAGCAAATGATAATGTTAAAATTTTTTATGAAGTAAAAGGGGAAGGAAAACCAATAATATTTATACATGGTTGGACTTGTAATCATAGCTTTTTTAAAAAACAAGTAGAAACATTAAGCAAAAATTATAAAGTTATAACTTATGATTTAAGAGGTCATGGAGTATCAGAAAGACCTGAAAATGGTTTAACTATGGATAGAATGGCAAAGGATGTAAGAGATCTTATACAACACTTAAATCTTTCTTATGTAACATTAGCAGGTTGGTCTATGGGAACAACTATAATACTTGAATATGTAAGACAATTTGCTTGTGATAAACTATCTAATATATGTTTTATAGATATGACACCAAAAGTTGTAGCAGAAGGAGATTGGAATATGGGGCTTTTCGGAGAGTTTAGCCACAAAGATAATTTAAATCATATAGCTAATGTAGCAGGGGATTGGCCAAAGGTTATAGAAAGTTTTGTCCCATCTTTATTTGCAACTTCAGGTTGTAGAATAAAAGAAGATATGGATTGGGTATTTAAAGAAGTAAGAAAAAATACTCCTCATGTAGTAGTAGATTGTTGGGTGTCCATGTCAAATCAAGATTATAGAGAAGAACTTTCAAAAATTACAGTACCTACGTTAATAACAAGAGGAGAAGAAAGTGCCTTTTGTACAAAGAAAACTTGTGAGTATATGGAAAAAGAAATTAAAAATGCAAAATGGATAGATTATTCAAAATCTGGTCACATATTGTTTATGGAAGAGCCAGAGAAATTTAATAAGGATATAGTAGAATTTATTGAAAAGTAA
- the yfcE gene encoding phosphodiesterase: MKLFFISDIHGSAYYLEKVLHIFEEEKADYLIILGDELYHGARNPLPKEYDPKKVAEILNSYKDKIIAVRGNCESEVDQMVLKYPIMSDYSIVLYNGKRLFLTHGHIFNKDNLPNISNGDALIYGHTHIPLAEKINNIFMINPGSITFPKENTPHCYGILNDNLFKIKTLEGDIFKEISLI, translated from the coding sequence ATGAAATTATTTTTTATATCTGATATCCATGGTTCAGCCTATTATTTAGAAAAAGTTTTACATATATTTGAGGAAGAAAAAGCAGATTATCTAATTATATTAGGTGATGAACTTTATCATGGTGCTAGAAATCCTCTTCCTAAAGAATACGATCCTAAAAAGGTAGCAGAAATTTTAAATTCCTATAAGGATAAAATTATAGCTGTAAGAGGAAATTGTGAAAGCGAAGTAGACCAAATGGTTCTTAAGTATCCTATTATGAGCGATTATTCTATAGTTTTATATAATGGTAAAAGATTATTTTTAACTCATGGTCATATTTTTAATAAAGACAATTTACCTAATATAAGTAATGGAGATGCTTTAATATATGGTCATACTCATATACCTTTAGCCGAAAAAATAAACAATATATTTATGATTAACCCTGGTTCCATTACATTTCCAAAGGAAAATACACCTCATTGCTATGGAATACTTAATGACAACCTATTTAAAATAAAAACCTTAGAAGGAGATATCTTTAAAGAGATTTCATTAATATAA
- a CDS encoding response regulator, whose protein sequence is MSSSQKNILVIDDSASIRSFVRNILEKANYKVYEACDGEEGIEVYKKYRNIDLVMTDIYMPKKSGLEVVVELQKKYKGTKIIVFSDGGKDNFTNDSGVCEALGAAYFIRKDLIKDKLLDLVNIIFSK, encoded by the coding sequence ATGAGTAGCTCACAAAAGAATATATTAGTTATTGATGATTCTGCAAGTATTAGAAGCTTTGTAAGAAATATTTTAGAAAAAGCCAACTACAAGGTTTATGAAGCTTGTGACGGCGAAGAAGGTATTGAGGTATATAAAAAATATAGAAACATTGATTTAGTAATGACAGATATATATATGCCTAAAAAAAGTGGTTTAGAAGTTGTAGTAGAATTACAAAAAAAGTATAAAGGTACCAAAATAATTGTTTTTTCTGATGGGGGAAAGGATAATTTTACTAATGATTCAGGAGTATGTGAAGCTCTTGGAGCGGCTTACTTTATTAGGAAAGATTTAATTAAGGATAAGTTACTTGATTTAGTAAATATAATATTTTCAAAATAA